A stretch of the Nicotiana tabacum cultivar K326 chromosome 6, ASM71507v2, whole genome shotgun sequence genome encodes the following:
- the LOC107799495 gene encoding uncharacterized protein LOC107799495 gives MGVSKSIATFMNEKEMINKRMCNCERSTEQPPRSVAWEGDMYSQVLGNEKSGYVRSLELGPTPSVLWGSRSSLGNIMADDSSNEVIQRLEHKIIELKEKQNEEMNMMKQNQEMMQSELLQIRQLMRKYAPDASMPQSSNGTSGQTV, from the exons ATGGGAGTATCCAAAAGCATAGCAACCTTTATGAATGAAAAG GAAATGATAAATAAAAGGATGTGCAATTGTGAGAGATCTACTGAGCAACCTCCTCGTAGTGTTGCTTGGGAAGGCGATATGTATTCTCAGGTATTGGGAAATGAAAAAAGTGGGTATGTTCGTAGTTTAGAACTTGGTCCAACTCCTTCTGTTCTATGGGGTAGTAGGTCTTCCTTAGGAAATATTATGGCAGATGATTCTTCTAATGAGGTTATACAAAGGTTAGAACATAAGATAATCGAGTTAAAGGAgaaacaaaatgaagaaatgaatatGATGAAACAAAATCAGGAGATGATGCAATCAGAATTACTCCAAATAAGACAACTCATGCGCAAATATGCTCCTGATGCATCTATGCCTCAAAGTAGCAATGGCACTTCAG GTCAAACCGTCTGA